In the genome of Raphanus sativus cultivar WK10039 chromosome 9, ASM80110v3, whole genome shotgun sequence, the window TCAGCTTGGGGACATGCTGTGCTACATGCAGCCGAGTTAATTAGACTCAGGCCATCAAGTGAGCATAAATACTCGCCATCCCAACTAATTACGGGTCATGAGCCAGATATTTCCCATCTAAGAGTTTTTGGATGTGCAGTCCATGTGCATATAGCACCACCACAGAGAACAAAGATGGGACCTCAAAGGAAGATGGGAGTATATGTTGGATACGATTTCCCCACTATTATTAAATACCTAGAGCCAACAACTGGTGATTTGTTTAAGGCTAGATTTGCGGATTGTCATTTTGATGAATCTAAGTATCCAGCATTAGGGGGATATTTTGGTAAGCtggaaaaagatataaaatggaATCAAACATCCTTAACATGGCAGGATCCTCGGAATAGAGATTGTGATCTAGAAGTCcagaaaataatacatttgcAAGAGCTAGCTAGtaaattgccagattcctttgCTGACCCAAATAGAGTAACCAAGTCATATATACCAGCTGCCAATGCACCGATGAGACTTGATGTCCACGAGGGACATAATCAAGCTGCTACTACGTCTAAACCACAGTTAAAACGTGGTAGACCATCAGGTTCCAAAGACAAAGAAGTTCGGAAAAGAAAAGGTGCAAAGAAATCCGAATCCTTTGAAACCCCAGACATAGAAAAGGAAACTCATGTACCACCAAAAGAAACTTGGGACGCCAAGGATCAAGGTATTGAGGTTCCTGACAATAATGAGATCTCAATAAATTATGTCATGTCTGGAAAGGAATGGAACAGAAAACATGTCGACATGGATGATATATTTGCATGAATTGATGGATAatgaggatctagaacccacATCTATATATGAATGCATGCAACGACCAGATTGgttaaaatggaaagaagccattAATGTGGAGTTAGAATCATTGAAAAAGATAGGTGTATTTGGACTGATCATCCGGACGCCCCATGATATAAAACCAGTGGGATACAAATGGGTTtttgtgagaaaaagaaatgagaaaGGTGAAGTTGTGAGATACAAAGCACGacttgttgcacaaggattctcacaaaGACCAGGAATAGATTATGAGGAAACTTATTCccctgtggtggatgctacgACCTTGAGATTTTTAATAAGTCTAGCTATAAGAGAAGGTCTAGATATGCGGTTAATGGATGTTGTAACTGCCTACTTGTATGGTCCACTGGATAATGAGATATACATGAAAATTCCAGATGGtattgaaatgaaaaacaaagagagTTCTCGAGAACAACATTGTATCAAATTGAACAAGTCTCTTTATGGATTAAAGCAAGTGGGTCGAATGTGGTACAATAGACTATCTGAATACCTCCTGAAAGAAGGATACAAAAACGACCAGGTCTGCCcatgtattttcataaagaAGTTCAATAAGGGTTTTGTAATCATTGCagtatatgtagatgatttaAATATCCTAGGAACATCTGGAGAAATTTTCCAAACTGTTgaatatctcaagaaagaattCAAGATGAAAGATCTCGGGAAAACAAAGTTTTGTTTGGATTTACAATTTGAGTATGTAAaagatggaatccttgtgcatcaagaAACATATACAGAAAAGATACTCAAGAAATTTAATATGGACCAGTCTCACCCATTAAACAGTCCCATGGTCGTGAGGAGTCTTGGTCCGGACACGGATCCATTTGGTCCGAAGAAGGATGATGAAGAGATCCTAGGTCCAGAGGTGCCATATCTCAGTGCCATAGGAGCTTTGATGTATTTAGCTGGCCATACACGACCAGACATCAGTTTTGCTGTGAACTTACTATCTAGGTTCAGCTCATGTCCGACTCAAAGGCACTGGAATGGGATAAAACATGTACTTCGTTATCTACAAGGAACGAAGGATTTGGGTCTTATGTTTACTTACCAATCTAAGGAAGGTTTAgttggttttgctgatgcaggttacctaTCCGATCCACATTTTGGTAGATCTCAGACTGGATATGTTTTTACACATGGAGGGACAGCAATATCTTGGCAGTCCATGAAACAGACCATGGCAGCTACTTCCTCAAATCATGCAGAAATATTGGCGATGCATGAGGCTAGTCGAGAGAGTGTATGGTTGAGATCCATGACACAACACATCAGTACCACTTGTGGTATAACCAAAGGAAAGGATCCACCTACCATCCTATACGAAGATAACACAGCATGCATTGCTCAGCTTAAAGATGGATACATCAAAGGAGACCAGACGAAGCACATTCTTCCAAAGTTCTTCTTTACCCACGAGCTCCAGAAGGCAGAAGAGGTCCAAGTGTTACAAGTCGGTTTAAGTGAGAATTCAGCCGATCTCTTCACCAAGTCCTTAGCTACATCAGTGTTCAAGAAGCTCGTGCACCAGATAGGCATGCGTCGACTGAAGGATCTTcggtgatgcattcatcagggggagttcatgtgttgtactctttttccttatccacGGTTTTATCCCACAGGGTTTTTCTagaaaggttttaatgaggcaacatcaaAAGCATGAATGAACCCTGAACCGGAAGTATCGATCAAGAGGGAGTGTTGTGATTCGAGAATATATGATCGATATATATCATTGTCATTATCTCTTTTATATTGGTGTTTATCTCCTTATTAGGATAACTATGAGAACATGTATTTATATGACGTTCATTGTCATTATCTCTTTTATATTGGTGTTTATCTCCTTATTAGGATAACTATGAGAACATGTATTTATATGACGTCTCACGTCAATGAATGATACAAGCTTTTCCATATCGTACAACACAAGATCAATGAAAAAACCCGCACAACCTCttaatgttaaaataaataaagaagaggTGAAAGTGTATTAATGGGCCAGGTAATCTGGCCCGTATACATTTGAAGTAAAAACCCTTTCGAACCAATCCAAATCGCCGTCGTCTCCTCCGTTATCTCAGTAACCAAACAAATCCCTCATCGCTCGCACCCATTTCTACGATCTCCTCGATCTCTTTCTAGTATCGATTTTCACCAACGACGCAAAGAACGCAACTCTTACACCTCGGTGAGTCTCCGTTTTTACTCTTTGATAATTCATTCTGCaatgaaaatgataaaatataactCTTCGCTTCTCGTTTTAGCGGTTATAACTATCGAACGGTTCTTGTTTCCGAAATCAACTAGTCAAGCAAATCTCTCTTGCtacttttttgtatttttttttgttttgtcattGAATGGAGCTGAAGTGAAACAGTTAACTCTTAGCTTTTATCCGAGTTTATTTGGTTTGGTGAGAGAGTAGTTACAGATTcttgcaatattttttttttttaattagagcTGTCACATATGTTTACTGATGTTTCATTTTCATGATTCGTTTTGGTTCTAATTCGATCAggttttgcaaaaaaaaaaaaagaaaatggcGTATTCTAGGGCAGCGAGACGACCCCTTGGAGTATTTCTTTATAGTGCTAGTCGTAGGTTCAGTTGTGGAAATGAGTACTCTAGCAAATTCGAAAGTCTGTCTCAGTACAGGAGCCCTGTTGGTGGGTTTGGGAACTTGTTGAGGAGTTTTAGTTCGGAGGCTCCTGCTGGAGTTGACCAGATGAGCCTCATCAAGCAACTGAGGCAAAGAACTAGTGCTCCTATTAAAGATGTTAAGGCTTCTCTTGTTGAATGCAATTGGGACATTGGTAAgcattacttttttctttttctttctgtttcttATGCTCTTAAAAtggttgttatttttttttgacgcAGAGGCTGCTCAGAAGGATTTGAGGAAGAGAGGCAAAGTACTGGCTTCCAAAAAGTCGTCACGGACAGCTGCAGAGGGTATGCTTGCTGTTGCCCAGAACGAGGGAAGAGTTGCTGTTATCGAACTGAACTGCGAGACAGACTTTGTGGCTAGGAACGACATCTTCCAGTACTTGGTTAGTTCCATTAGCTATTTCACTTCTTAATAATAAGCTTtccatttcttttgttttttcttctgaatAGCTACCATGTCTGCAGGCTTTAGCTATGGCAAAACGTGCTTTGCTGGTTGATAACAGTTCTCAGCAAGTTCCTGGTGTCTTCCCCTTTGGCCCTGAGCTTTTTGAGGTCTGTTGTTCAGATTCGATGCAACTGTTATCTCTTGTATCCTTTAACATTTTTATGTTTGCACCATCTGAGATATTGATATCATGTTTTCACTTCTAATGCCATTCAGGAGTTGAAGCTCAATCTCGACCATCCAAAAGTGAATGGTGAAACCACAGTTTCAAACGCTGCTACAGAAGTAGCTGCGATAATGGGAGAGAATGTCAAGTTTAGGAGAGGTTTCTTGATGTCAAAATCTTCAACAGGCGTCCTCTCTGCATATCTCCACACAAGTCCCCAACCAGGTACAAACTGTTTCCTGTTCTTACTAATCTCTTTTTTCATGATTCATCTCTTAACTTTGACTATGGTGTCAAATCTCATAGGGTTGGGTCGTATCGCTGGGATTGTATCTCTCGAAGTAGAAGGTGGAAACACTCAACTAGAGGCTCTTCAACGTGTAGGCTCAGAAATGGCCATGCATGTTGTAGCTGCAAAGCCTTTATTTTTGAGCAAAGACCTTGTTTCTTCTGAAGCATTAGCAAACGAACGGGAGATTCTCAAATCTCAGGTCACATTCACTTCATTGCGCTGTAATTTGCAAACAAACAGACATAACCTGAGTTTCAAAAATTGTCTTCTTAATATGACAGGCGGAAAGTACAGCCAAGTCTCAGATGGCTGTGGAGAAGATGGTGGAAGGCCGTCTCCGTAAATATTTCGAAGAAGTTGCTCTAATGGAGCAAAAGTTCATTGTGAACGATTCTATTAACATAAAGGTAATGTGCATTGCTTCTTATTACTTGTTGAATGGtgaaattttctcaaaaaatctATATGATATTCCACAGACATTGGTGGATAATTTGTCCAAGGAGGTGGGTTCTCCTGTGAAGGTTGCCGATTTTCTGAGAGTTGAGGTTGGGGAAGGAATCGAAAggtaaattaatataacaatggcccatatattttttgtatatatgatGGCTTTATTCATAAGATAGCGGCTAAAGAAcatgtattatattttgtttttggaagGCTTGAAGCATCCGATGAACCGGTTGCTCAAACTgcttgaagatgatgaatgtgGAGATGGTGTTAAATTAAGAGACCTCTTTCTTTGGTTAATTGGGTTTGGATACCGATCACTCACCATATGGTTTCTATGCCGGCTTGAGACTACAGAGTGTTAAGTGTTTCCTTTTCCCATGTTTTGTTGTTTTAGAAATGTGAGTTTGCCATACAATTTCCCAATAAGATCAATTTTGTGATTGTGCACATTACTTCTTTCACTCTTTGGCTATATATACAGCCTATGGAAGCTGTGTGACAAAACCATGTATTGTTGAGTTTTCTTACAAAAGTCCATACAGAAAACCTTTACTTCTCTAGTTATCTCTCCACTTAAGAGGGCTCTTTTGGTTTGGCTCTTTTGGTTtattcctgcaccatgtgcggtaaaaaaaactttaaaatattttctaacagataaacataaattatatttttttttttattaatattataaattttctttttcttatcaatattttaatataaatttgatttagcTGAacattaaattaagataaaaacaattttgtttattttgaaatatatttaagaatgtgcatgtatatatttaaaattataatcttaggtagatttttctatctatttattttaattaaatatattaaataaatatataaattgcataattgtcaaaaattaaaattaaacaatatttataaaatctatagatatatataagaaactaataattttacgatttaatttgattttatgatttaatttttataattttatgaaaatatgtatatatttttgaaatatttttaatttaaatgatatttcgaaatttaaaatactataattgaatatatttattttaatgatgatttatgagttaaatcatcattaaaataatcTAGGTATTTTCCTACACCATGTGt includes:
- the LOC108824309 gene encoding elongation factor Ts, mitochondrial, coding for MAYSRAARRPLGVFLYSASRRFSCGNEYSSKFESLSQYRSPVGGFGNLLRSFSSEAPAGVDQMSLIKQLRQRTSAPIKDVKASLVECNWDIEAAQKDLRKRGKVLASKKSSRTAAEGMLAVAQNEGRVAVIELNCETDFVARNDIFQYLALAMAKRALLVDNSSQQVPGVFPFGPELFEELKLNLDHPKVNGETTVSNAATEVAAIMGENVKFRRGFLMSKSSTGVLSAYLHTSPQPGLGRIAGIVSLEVEGGNTQLEALQRVGSEMAMHVVAAKPLFLSKDLVSSEALANEREILKSQAESTAKSQMAVEKMVEGRLRKYFEEVALMEQKFIVNDSINIKTLVDNLSKEVGSPVKVADFLRVEVGEGIERLEASDEPVAQTA